The window AGATAAATTTTACCTGGTGTAGGTCATGTCATTTGAATACAGTAATGTAGCCTTCTTTCGGAAAAACTTATCTTTTTAAAGACTAACATCTTTATTGCCGATTCTTAAGTTTTCAATGCTTACTTTCAAAATTATGTTAAGTAATTTTTGAGCTAATCAAACAGTATTGAAATTATAGGTATACAAAAGGACTTGGCTGATCTTGCTAGCAGTAATGATGCAGAAAGTGAAAGTGACCTGAGGGAAAGAACACCAGATACTGAAGACTCCGGGGCCCAATCTCTTCCAGCGACTCAGGGCATGGCAACTTCACATTCAACGTTTAGAGCTGAACCACCTCACTTGCAGTCTTTCCGGTATGTCATTGTCCtacattttgatttttcactCCACTATATTATTCGTcatcagaaattaattaaaagtgtATAGGATTGACTGCATCAAAGATTGAAATGTCATCAGTGCACTACATAACATGGCAAATCTTAGTAAATTGTCTTTTGAGAACTATTTTGCATTAACAGTGTATCAAATTAGTTTCCCATTGGTTGATGGAGCTGTTGTCAGGAATTaggttaaaaatatttactaaaactatggtttatgaattttattcctgttccacCAGCATAGAGAATATTACACCATTTGATTGCTGCATGTTATGTTAAAAGTTTTTCtgtcatttacataatttcattttgtgtACTAGTCTCATGACTAGGTATAAACATATGGCAAGCATTTACAGTACATTTTATCAATTAATGGTATTGGTTTTAGGTTAGAATATGATTTATAGACTCTTGGTCATTTATTGCTggaacatatctctctctctctctctctctctctctctctctctctctctctctctctctctctctctctctctctctctctctctccagtcaattTAAGGTGTTTggttaaattatttattgataattaaaaataattgcaaaattactttggcacctcaacttaacagacaggTTGGGGCTTCCCTTTCTGGTAATTAGCAGAATCTGCACAGTAATAAATACTGGCATACTGTATAGCCTACATGATACAGTACCCTGTCGTTAATTCTCATAGCACTTCAATATTAAGTACTTCATGCCTTTCTTAACTGGtatttttgtaattgtcattcagtttaaaatattaattgtCTCATCATTTGATTTCAGAAATGTACTGCAAAATGAATTGCtactaaaaataaatgtgtgtacagtatttgtaCCTATTTTTGCTTatgatatatgtaaaatattgtacTCAAAACTCATCCAATATAAAAAACATAGTATTTTCGTTTTAAATACAAGTAATTCcaaatactttacaaaaaaaagtctcaggagagagagagagagagagagagagagagagagagagagagagagagagagagagagagagagagagagagagagagagagagatcccaatgCAAATCATGTGTGTGATAACTTGTACATACACCCACATACTGAAAAATGTATAACACTtcattactgtattgtattaagtacagtacaatacagtactgtactgcatcAGGCAAATGTCAAtaaaagtactgagagagagagagacacacaagtaaACATGCACTGAGTGCATAGTTAATTCTAACAtgatacttatatgtatgtatatacttcatacacacaaacatacagactgAAAAGAAGTGTGTACCACTgcatttctatatactgtatcaagtacagtacaatacatTATTGTACTGCATTAAGTAAATGTCAATAAAAGttctgtgtttgagagagagagagagagagagagagagagagagagagagagagagagagagagagagagagagagagagtgatggggGCACTTATCATTTCCCAATGCGAAGTATGTGTACttacagacacgcacacatacacagaccaaaaaatgaatgactgaagtGTGCAAGCAGTAGGGCACAATGGGTCACTTACAGGTTCAAATTGGAAAGTGTtaggtgtgtgtgtttcttcaaTGTCTGATACCTGTAAAACACTTACTGGGGTATTCCGGATGCTCTTGGTCCATTGTCTGGTAACCATAGTGTACTTAGTAGATTACTCCGATAagtgtgaaatatttatattaattttattgaactcTAGCTCGtccagtaaataataaaattttttaatcagaGGTCTGTTCAGTTGAGGTTCCACTGTATTCTTAAATAGTTTAATAATACCACAAAATTTACTGGGGTAGTCAgtagttttttgtagtttttgtagtGTGAGATACActgaaaagatatttaatataCAGGTATTTTTATGGTGTTACAAAAAATACTCCTAACACTTTTTTGTTTACAGTCAAAAACCATCGATTGGTCTACGTGATCCCAAGGCATCAGGTGACAGAATACGACGTGGTAGGATGGAGAAGTCTGAAAGCCAGAGTGGCACAATTGGAAGCAGACATATAACTGTTGCTGCCCTTGAAGTCCATAATGTCAAGAGAGCAATCAATCGATATGGCACTTTACCTAAGGGCGCAAGAATAGGTGCATACTTGGAGTCACTTAGACAAAGTGGGCTCTCACAAGGGGTACCTCCAACCGATGACCAATCTGCTGATCAAGATGAGCAGGAGCGTGGCCAACCTGAAGGACAGGTTGaccaagaagaaaataaggaattagATCAGAATGCTGTTTCAATGATCCGTAGTAATTCCACACAAAGTGGATTCCCTCCACAGTCACCACTCATATCTAGGTTAAGTCCTCGACTTCAGTCATTACGAGGTGATAAGCGAAGTAAAGAGCCATCATTAGCAGATTTAGAGTTTCCACCACCGCCAATGGATTTACCTCCTCCCCCTGATGATTTTATGGAAGAAAATCAGTCCACATCTATGGAGTTTCCCCCACCCCCTGGATCAGATCAAGGCATAGGGACATCTTCTCCAGAGTCTCGCAGGAGACTAGCTCAAAAGCCCATACCTTCGCCTCGAGGACGGCGAAAAACTGAGTATTCATGTATTAGTCCACAGAAGGTACCAACTCAACCTGCGCAAGACAGTCAACAAGGGGCTGGTGAAGGCTCAGAGTCTCCACAAGCTGAAAGAACTACACTTAGTATAACTCGTCAAAAGTTACGAGATTCAGAGGCTGAGAAGCCACCAGTCCGAACTAAGCCAAGCTTAGATTCTAATCTCGACAGTGATGTAAATGATAGTAGCCCAGGATCAAGGTTTGGTGTGAGTTTAAGACATCGTGATCAATCCTCAGATTCCTGTGACAGTTACAAGTCAACAGATAATCTTTCCCCAAGGGCACTGCTGAACAGTTCTAAAGTCAAAGCAAAATCTAGCACTAATCTTGCAAAAAGTCCTGGGTCTTCATCTGCAGATACTGAAGGTTTGCAGACTCCATCATCCCCAGTTGCAGATGAGGCTCAAACACCATCATCGCCTGCGGGAGGAAATGGCAGTCCCCCATCTGTAGATGCAGCATCTTTAGCCTCACGTGATGGTAGTATAGAAGAACTTTCATCAGAAGAGCCAAAGGTAGTTTTGGGATTAGGTATTAATCATGAGGTTAAAGAGAGTTTAGAGTTAAAATTGGTATCAGAGTTAAAGGAGGCCGATGATAAAAAAGAGCAGAGTTCTGAGTCTGTTGTTGTTGAAGAAGGTTCTCCTGATAGTCAGAAGAATCCTGCTGTACAACTTGTATCAGAGCTTTTTGAAAGTTTATGCCAAAAAACCAACAAATCTGGAGATTCTGCACGGATTGATAATGGAAATGTTGTTAATATTGAACAGAATACAAAAAGTGAATCAGAAAATACAATTGTAAAAGACAGTAGTAATCAGATAGGTTTTAAAGCTAGTTTAAAGAAagttaaaagtaattttgaaaagaaCAATTCTGATaaggaacaaaggaaaataaattttaaagctCAGCTTCGAAAGACAGATACCAGTAAGAGTGTAGATGATTGTTTGAATACTGAAAATGATCCACATAGCACTTTAATGGATTTCCGAGCACAACTTAGAAAAACGAATGTCgtaaaagatgatgaaaatgaagccAAAACTCCTGAAGAAGATGCTTCCCCAGCAGATCAgcaggaaaataatgaaagagtgTCAAGTCTAGTaaataagaagaatgaaaataatggaaagaatGAGCAGAGCTGTGACTCGGGAATTAAGAGTGATATTATGAGTGAAAGTGTGACAAGTATTCAGAGTGAAAAGCGTGATAGTATACCAGGTGAGAAACGAGACAGTGTACAAAGTGAtacattaaaagtaaatgaagaagAGGATGCCAAACGTTTTAGCTCAAGTAGCATAAGTAGTTTAAAGAAATTATGGGAAAAGCAGGATGCTGACAAACTTGCCAAGTCTGATCCTAATCAAACTAGTCCCAAGTATGCTCCTTGTGCATACAAACGGCCTGAATTGCCAAAGTTAATAAAGGGAGAAAAAGACTGTAGTACTCCTGACATTCCTCCTTTGAAAAAGACTCCCGAAGATGAAGGTAAAGTAGGGAAATTAGAAAAGAGGATGTGGCCTCCAGTGAGTGGTGAATCAGACCATAAGCCAAGTGATGGGAAGCCCTCTGTGCCTGTCAAGCCTGTGGTGAAGAGCTTTAAACTGCCTCCACCTCCTGCTGGAATTAAACCACCTCCACCAAAGCCAGCTGGAATATATGCTACTCCTTCTGTTATTAGGCCACCAACAGTTCCTGTTATCTCAGTAAAGAAAGAAGGGAAAGATAATGAAAGTAAAGAATCTAAGTTGCTGAAGGAATCTACGCCTCCTGCTACATCAGGAAATCCACCTCCAGCTACAACATCATCTGGAGGAACTCTTCCCAGTGACAGTGTTAGTGGTTCCTCTGGTAGTAGCTCAGAGAAAGCTGGTTTAATAGAGCAAGGAAGGGGTTTAGAAAGCTCCATTGCTTCTTTGAGATCTGAAGGCTCTACTGCCACAGTTGCAGCTTGTATTCAGTCTGCTCAGAAAGTGTCTGGCTTCCACCGTGCATGTGGAGATTACATGGATAACATTCCACCACAGAGTCGGTTTCATATGCGTGAATTACTTACCCGCCTTGAGTTACAAACTAGACAGCTACGTTCGGCAGGTGGACGCTCAATAGAACACAATGAAAAGCTCTTTTTAGAAATAGAAAACACGGTTAAAGACGTAACCAACACAGTACTGCGTTAGACCATAAAAACTAATAGAAACAATTGATTGCAGTTCTgtatattctgaatttttttataagaatactaAAGTGCTGTCTTCTGATGTTTTATAGAAGAGGAGTGGCTCTAGAAAATGGATTTTGTACAGTAGTTTTACAGGAGGTAAATATTGTTCATTGCTCATCAGTCCATAAAATGAAGTCATTACTCAGAATGGTAGTTGTGAGTAGGGGAGAGGATGCTGTGAATTCTGTATAGTTAAGCCTTGATATCACTATATGGTCCAGTGTAGATTCTCATTTTGAATGTGCTAATGACAATACTCTTGCATTTAAAGATGTGTGAAACTGTGTATTGTCTGGGGGTAAAGAGAggttcttttcctcctcttgctCTTGTGTTCTTCTTTGTGGAGATGCCATTCAGATTGAGGAATAGGAGTGAAATTTGTAAtacagtgaatttttaaaatactgtaattgtaaattatataaatttcaagaaCTGTTCACTATCCCATAGAActgttctttgttttgtaatattgtatatgaGACTGCTGAATGCCTGAATGATTAAATGGTTGCATATGTCTACAGCGTGATAGTACCAACCTGTTATGTTGTGTTTACATAactctgaattttattattacagtacgAATTTGATAGAAACATGAAAGGTCTTATTTAATTGGGAGAAAATCGTTAGTTTCATTAGGTAGCTTTTCGGGCATGAAGTTTTTCATTCAAAGGTGACAGCTATGTAAAGAGGATATTGATAAATTCTGGTTGGTGCTTTTGTAGCCTAGGTTGGTTGCCATTTTAATTGGGATATTACCAatgattggattttttttttccttttaaagtctGTCATTGATGTATTCTTAATACTGAAGGATTCATTGCTGTTTTATACAAATgctagtctttttttattatgtatttagaGATCAGCAGTGAATGATTGCCTACTCATTTTTTGGAAAGTGAATTAACACAGCCAGTGAGTGTGTTGTGGGTGCTTCTATGTCCATGGATCTTAATCAGGGACATGTTCTTTAGGACACAGTGCTGTGTATCTTTAAATAGCAAAACTTAAGTATATCTTCTGTTGTACAGCTGTTTACACATTTTCTACAATGCATAGTCTTCTGAGCTATGCTCATTTTACATAATGTGATGGCATTCCTACACTGTTGTATACATTTTTCCAAAGTTAAAAGTAAGCCATCATATGGTACAGTGCTTTGCCCTACAGAATACACCCCTTGTGCACTTTTCACTtaattctattaatatttttgtcaataCTTGTCAATTATGATCATTTGGAGCCTCAtactttgcttttctcttttgtatttccatcatgtattttatgttgttattgtGTTGTGCTACTCTTGGCTTTCCTGTTCCATTCTCTCAAATGTataataattcatcatcatcacatttcATCATCACTGACTTCATGATCACAGTTGTCACCATCATTATTGCTGTCATTTCATTGTCTTGGATTCATTCATGTAAGCCACATCCCattcataaaacttttaattagGCCTCTTCATTTTATTGACCTCATATTGAtagtgtacagtatttttattttttcttttctatgacATAGAGTTTTCTTACTCTTGGAATCTTGGTTGCTCGATGTTTCATAAAAAGAAGGATAATCTTGCCAACAAGCAGTCTTTGAGTTTAAAGAAGTGTTGTCGATAACTATGAAAGTGGATTTGATTTTGTGATATTAGCATGTCTTGTAGGCCCATTCTTTTGCGCATATATTGAAAAcataaggaataataaaaacaatggacAAAAACATAGCTGATTGTGTATTAAATGACATAAGTgttcttatgtatatgtatcaggTTAATTGACGATAcaatatgtataaaactgaacTGTATATTTAGGCTAGCAAATGGTTTGGAGTGTAATCTCTTCGGTAGAGTAGCATCATCAGCtatttgtgaatttattattGGTTATGTGAATAGGTTTATGCCatgtacatgaaaaaattattttctgaagtaATCCAAGCCTGTTTTTGTGCTGTTTTCCCCCTCCAACTCCTATGGAGTTGATAATGATGGGAGGGAACATTCTTGTGGTGTGTTTACATCTCTTTACATTTGTGGTTGATGATgcttgaataaaagaaagaaaactgaaatgttaaACATAGAGGTCAAAATGtattgtttgtttctgtgtgATGTTAACTACCTTTTACCGTCAAGGTACATAAAGTCTGCAGAGTGTCTACACTTGTGTGTCTTGGTTAGATACATTAGTAATGTAGATTTTTACTTTGGATGTGTAACATAATGTAAACTACTAAAAGGCCATTGGAATATTTCATATGATTTCAGAAATTTGCTCCATGGGATGGTCACATCATTTAACGaactatatttttatcacaagGAAATTTAAAGACAATGTAAGAGTTGGAGTAATTGGTCGTAAAGAAGCAATATTGCAATATGTTATTTCTAACATTGGAAATGGTAGTTAGGTTTTgggattttcaaagattttttaatGGCTTTTTAATACCCCCAGTTCATAATGTACAGCAGTTATTATGTCAAGAAGTATtatgaacatttatataaataaacttttgacAGTCATTTTTTTGAGAATGAgtaaaaatgttaataacatACTGTGATACTGCCTGCATTTCATTGAACCTTGTAAGATGAGAAAACTTGACCACAGATTACAGGTTTGTTCTTACAACTACAaacctcctcttccctctcctttctttccacattggaaaatgaatgaatgtttttcaTAGCTCCATGAGGGTGCAGGTACATCCAGTTTTACAGCATTTacaaactttaaaattttgtttgaaagctaatttttattttttggagtttctttttttgcatatatgATTATTGCAGTAATTATTGTAGGGTATATTATTGTGTTTTGAGGCTATGGTATCAGGGGTTTAATTAAGAATGCAAACTTGCatcagttaattatttttactttggtattattgttattcctatttttcttttgccaATTACGAATGCGACAGGTATGCAACAACTTCTGATCATTCAGGaataaatagattttaattttttaaagcatACTAAACTTGGTCAgtgaatattgtatttttataagattgtgtgtaattgcatttgtattttgtgggggctttattattataaagtaaattaGACATCAGTATATTGTTTGATGGGAAATTAATTTATGCAGTTGCTTGGGACTCACTTGAATTGTCTTGAGGTCTATTTTGGCAGTTTACTTAGAAAATAATCATTGAATTTCAACTTTGTGCCATTGAATGTCTTTTCTTAGCTATCCCCACACTTGTACGTCAGTGTATCCTTGCCTGGGGTAGCTGCCATATCATGAATGTTCAATGCACGCTCACTTAAATAGAAACAGAgtttcattttaaactgaatgCATTAGTATTGGATGTGGTACGCATCAAGTCATTCATCATTGCTACATTGTATGATAAATTCTCATATTCATTTGACTGAGTTCTTCACAGCTTGGTTACTGTAAGGAGACCGACTACAAGCATATTGTACAAACAGCTTTGGATCAAAGGATCTTTTATCCATAAAGGAAATCTAACAGGAAGTCTTTTTGTAGATCACTGTTCTAAGTATTGCGTATACAGAGCATCTTTAAATATTTctattgcatttgtttttttaaaatgagGACTTAGTTTACTTTCAGGTGATAATATACTTGTGTAACCAAATCCCAGATGTAAACCTTTGTGCAACAGTATTAAGTTGACAGTGATGTTAACAGTTCTGCAGTTATCATTATTTGGCCTTGACTGTTGTAGCTGTATTGTTATTGGCTAGTTTCATTTTGGATCAATGCTACAGTAACATTGCCTGTAAATGGAACAACACTGTCATCTGGCATATTGTGTTGTATATGTTCAATGTCACTTCAGTTTAATAATCTTAATTGTCAGTGAAGTTGATGCAAATGTATCATATCATTCAGTTCTCACAAATACAAACGTGATTTGAATAACATTATTGGCAGAAAAAGTCCCGGTCCAATAACGGTAAGTGAACCAGAACTCTGTGGCACATCTGTTAGCTTAAGGTGTGTGTTTGCTTCACTTCATTGCATATAAGGCCATTTTAGGCCTTAAAATTTTGGACCTGAAATTGTTTCAGTGGTTTGTTGTCAGCCTCAAAGTTTTACCAACTACATTTCTGACAGCATCCAGTTAGCAGTGGTTGTTGTACCAAGGATTTAAGGAAAACAGCCTTTCAAGTATTTCTTGGGTTGCTGTCATTTGTGTGGATGTGTGAAATTTAGCCTTTTTCTGAACCAGTGTTCAGTACAAGTAGAACATGGCTCGAGTTTCCCTTAAGGAGCTTTTGAACATTGTCCAGTTGACATTGAGTCACAAACTGAGGCTAAAGTTGTTACAGCGGTATCCCATTTgtgtcttttcatattttgggGAACAACTCTGTTAGAGATTGCATTTTTATCAGCTTTagagtaattatattttttactatatgtgaggaaaaatttaatgtttattaggTCTTGAATTTAAAGGAAGGTAATTCTGATCCACAGCAGTGCGTATCCACTCAATTGTGTTTATTCCCTTAGGATGTATTTGCAAGAATCTTATGCTATGTTGGTATACTGTGGAAAATGTCTTGTGCTATTGGAAATACCGTACATGTGAATAAagttttcaaggatttttttatgtgtatatatagaggcAGAGCATTATATGAGGGGAAACCTGTGGAGGGTGAGATCTTTTACataatgaaaactttctgtatatTAACGGTTCAGGCCAGAGAAGCAGCAACTAGGGTTTTGTTAGTAATTTATTTGCCAACATTCTGTGatttattttcatgctttcatgtcTTTGGTACCAACAGTGGTATACTCACATTTTTAtgaaacatatttaaatataatcaaataaaaagaaaaaactctgaaGGAGCTGGttcttttattactaatttttttcaaccttttactATGCAGTGCCTTTGCAGAATTATTACAAATGTTAACTAATGGAAGCAGAATAACAGGGAGGCTTATTTCATACAGGATGGCACACAACTGTAATTTAGATACTGTGACAGAACGTGGATGCTTGTTgtatctaaataaaataataataaatatgtcttgaaaattaatgttactgAAAACAGAAGAATTATTGGAAAAACCGTATTATTCTTTAATATGGATAAATGTGATAGAGAAGAAATACTAGTGAGAGATGCAAgataatattacatataataaagaAGTACACATTAATCACTCTTAGTAAGAGGGGAAAACAGTCGAGGAAATCCCTAATGCAAACACACCTGGAGGGGGTGTGGTTAGTAAATTCAAGTTTGAACTCTTAACCATTCTGCAGCAAATGCTTTCTCATGTCTTGTCAGCTTTTTACATTGAAGAGACCAGAAGGAGTAATAACATAAAGGCAGGGACTGTGATGCCCTACAATATCTACAATATATACAGCAAAGAGATGGATGTTGTTATTTGATAGTAGTACGGTCATGGAACTTTTCATCATGTACTTTAAAATGCTTTTGTCCTAATTCTTCAGATACATgcacattattataaattttttttagaaatattaaggCACATATCAGGATACTCTTGAAAGTATACTTCAATCAACATAACAATACTGAAAAACATATGACTTTTCATCAGATTCATGGTATGTTCATTTCccagttttaaaattattaaccaaacaaCATACATTTCAAAGGAATGATGTGTTTATGGATGGAATTCTCTTTCCTCCATGATTCCTTGTCCTTTTATGGAGGAAGAAGCATGGCAAGTGGTAAATTCTGATTTATTCACATGAATTTATTGACTGATATGTTcgtacagaaatacaaaccatcaccttttatgtgTAAGCTGGAATTGATCATTGAAAAATGGAAACAGGTGGGTAAATTGGGGGAACCCCCACTTACCTGCTGTCACCTAACATCTCTTCGTCAGTCACTGTCAAGTGACAATGTCTTGCTATACTCCAGCTGACTGCCAATTTGAAAGTTAGTTTTTTCTTCTATATGAATGATATTTCTTGTGAATTATGGATGGGCTGAAGAGGAATCAACAGCTTAGGTTTAAGGGACACTAGCGTGTGGTTGCTTCATGACTTGTGTGTCTGTGGATCCTGCTGATATTGTTCATTCCATAGGGGTAGGGCTTGCAGTCCTGAGGGAGAGTTTAAGTTGGTGCCTTTCACTGTTGGATTGGTTAGGGAACAAAAGGAGGAAGAACACTAAAATGACTTTGGTTACTGTTCCACTTTGTACACCTCCGGCCTGGTTCCAGGGAGGTAATGAGTGGGAAGGCGGGTGGTCAACGCATCCTCTTGTCTAATGACTTATGAGTCACTTATGCATGCTGGGCTCTCCCCAGGTGATACCCTGATGCATGCATGCATCTCACCATCCCTGCTACGTAGGCTGCTCCAGGGATTGACAACCTCAGTTGAGTACTTCTGGCAGATGTGGTCTTCCTTTGGTATTCCAGGAGCCCATCATTTGCTTCTTTTCTGGATCACTTAGCCTTGACTAAGGATCTTCATATGCTGTTGCTGCACCTGTGGCATCAACCATGGTTTGTGCTCCATCAGTATCTGCTTCCTCACGTCAACCAGTTCTTATCTGTTAGAGGAGAGTAAGACACGTAGGAGTGAAGCGAATAGATGCAGGCACacttattcctcttcctccttttcgttggcctcttccttcccttcttcatTTTCTACTTCTTCATCTTGCTGGAAGTAGGAGAGTTAGTCCAAGGATCCCTCTCATGAGAGGTCTTGCTGGACTTAAAGTGAGTGTCTTAACCCTTCTAGGGTCTGTAGTGGTGTTTGCTCACCTGCAGGTGGGGGCATCTACCAGAGGGAGAGTTGAATCGGTGGTTCCTGAGTGTGCCCTACTAATGATTACTTGTCTCACCTTGACCAGCTCTCCTGCACAATTATAAGAGAATAAGACACTTGTATGTGGTGTTAACTCACCTGTGGGTAACCAAATGCTCCATATGAGTGTGCATAATAGCACTCTCCAGTGGCCTCTATTAGTTCAGCTTTAGTTCAGCTTTTGCCAATCACAGGGAGTTTTGCAGGATGGATGACCACAATCCAGAACCTCATTCTGTCCATGGCTTATTGATTGGTACCGTTGGAACTGATTGTGCACCACTTTCCTGTGAGCAAAAACAGGGGCAGGTGGAGTGTCATCTTCTCTTGGGAAAGGATCATTCTTGCATTTCAGAGATACAGTACAGGACCTGAGGGTCCTACTCTGTCAGGACTCCAGCAGGTAAGATTTGGatcaacattttaaaaagatttttgagCTCTTTTGTCAGCATACTGATTTGGGGGAGGTAATCCCTGCTCCTCATCTGAACCAGTTGAGCTCACCCTTGGGTGCATTCTTGAAATGAAACTGCTGTTCAGACTACCGTGGTCATAGCTAGCTTGTATTTTGGACTAAGTGAATGGTCTTACCTTTGAATCAGAGAGTTCTCTGTTGTCTAGCAAATCGAACATGCTCCTTAACTCACTGTTGATAAACTAGAAGAGATTCTGTGAGCTTGGGAATGCCAAGGCTATGCCTTGCGGTTGGACTTCTCAGTCCGTGAATAAATGAACGAACTCCCCATAGAGACTCCAACAGGTAGAAATGTCCCCATTGGCAGTGGAGTCAAGAACCAAGGTCACCTTTCAGACAGAATTATGGCTCGGATTTTTGTTGAACACACTGGTTAATTTCGCCATCACTGC of the Macrobrachium rosenbergii isolate ZJJX-2024 chromosome 16, ASM4041242v1, whole genome shotgun sequence genome contains:
- the Abl gene encoding tyrosine-protein kinase ABL1 isoform X1 — its product is MKLVGCGANYDRDGEFVGETLLDGDVGETLLRGVHAGERILLTKNVGNMLLKGVDVGDSLIRKNSGRALQKGVPGVGEVPERKNVGESRLRYGGEDLSKKVRNSGDRTELSDLNNLSKTCKNDGGLRRPSEASSIFRRVAKDHQPQISERKRNLPGVDGDQSGGRVNREAHPRDKGNEGNVKSGECSNEKHLMKTVAAKVFASRSFRSKEEDDAPHKKKKVRERSFLRHHKDRFQKPQGKDHLPAKTQSDLQPRSCSEGSRLSGQVTERRRGEQVRVLSYNKSGEWCEAHAPSGEVGWVPSNYITPVNSLEKHSWYHGPISRNTAEYLLSSGINGSFLVRESESSPGQRSISLRYDGRVYHYRINEDENSKLYVSSEFRFNTLAELAHHHSQHADGLITQLLYPAPKRNKPTVFGLTPGNNDSGPTLFGLNSAEPDEWEIERTDIAMKHKLGGGQYGDVYEALWKRHNIYVAVKTLKEDTMALKDFLEEAAIMKAMKHPNLVQLLGVCTREPPFYIVTEFMTRGNLLDYLRNCSHDEVNEVVLLYMATQVASAMEYLEERNFIHRDLAARNCLVGENHLVKVADFGLARLMRDDTYTAHAGAKFPIKWTAPEGLAYNKFSTKSDVWAFGILLWEIATYGVSPYPGVDLTNVYHLLESGYRMDCPQGCPTRVYDLMKQCWLWNAGDRPTFSHIHHALETMFQETSITEEVEQQLAAGGGRRVRGTSSGPHQQWNEEQLPTSPRTSSARQRSNKNKHGAVEEGSSPNLPREVRPSPGILSARSTVVQLRRTTNKKGKQAPAPPKRTSSFRDSTCTDQELPGGMAGDELNEFNGIDKIFEGIQKDLADLASSNDAESESDLRERTPDTEDSGAQSLPATQGMATSHSTFRAEPPHLQSFRQKPSIGLRDPKASGDRIRRGRMEKSESQSGTIGSRHITVAALEVHNVKRAINRYGTLPKGARIGAYLESLRQSGLSQGVPPTDDQSADQDEQERGQPEGQVDQEENKELDQNAVSMIRSNSTQSGFPPQSPLISRLSPRLQSLRGDKRSKEPSLADLEFPPPPMDLPPPPDDFMEENQSTSMEFPPPPGSDQGIGTSSPESRRRLAQKPIPSPRGRRKTEYSCISPQKVPTQPAQDSQQGAGEGSESPQAERTTLSITRQKLRDSEAEKPPVRTKPSLDSNLDSDVNDSSPGSRFGVSLRHRDQSSDSCDSYKSTDNLSPRALLNSSKVKAKSSTNLAKSPGSSSADTEGLQTPSSPVADEAQTPSSPAGGNGSPPSVDAASLASRDGSIEELSSEEPKVVLGLGINHEVKESLELKLVSELKEADDKKEQSSESVVVEEGSPDSQKNPAVQLVSELFESLCQKTNKSGDSARIDNGNVVNIEQNTKSESENTIVKDSSNQIGFKASLKKVKSNFEKNNSDKEQRKINFKAQLRKTDTSKSVDDCLNTENDPHSTLMDFRAQLRKTNVVKDDENEAKTPEEDASPADQQENNERVSSLVNKKNENNGKNEQSCDSGIKSDIMSESVTSIQSEKRDSIPGEKRDSVQSDTLKVNEEEDAKRFSSSSISSLKKLWEKQDADKLAKSDPNQTSPKYAPCAYKRPELPKLIKGEKDCSTPDIPPLKKTPEDEGKVGKLEKRMWPPVSGESDHKPSDGKPSVPVKPVVKSFKLPPPPAGIKPPPPKPAGIYATPSVIRPPTVPVISVKKEGKDNESKESKLLKESTPPATSGNPPPATTSSGGTLPSDSVSGSSGSSSEKAGLIEQGRGLESSIASLRSEGSTATVAACIQSAQKVSGFHRACGDYMDNIPPQSRFHMRELLTRLELQTRQLRSAGGRSIEHNEKLFLEIENTVKDVTNTVLR